In Pseudomonas glycinae, the DNA window GCAGCTTCTCTTGCGCCAGTTCCGAGTACTCGGCGTCGACGTCGATCACCACGTAGCCGACCTTCTCGTTGGTCTGCAGGAACTGACCGGAGATGTTGATGCCGTTTTCGGCGAAGACCTTGTTGATCTCGCTCATCACACCCGGGATGTTCTCGTGGATGTGCAGCAGGCGGTGCTTGCCAGGGTGCGCCGGCAGGGCCACTTCCGGGAAGTTCACCGACGATACCGAAGTACCGTTGTCGCTGTACTTGACCAGTTTTTCTGCCACTTCCAGACCGATGTTGGCCTGCGCTTCAGCGGTGGAGCCGCCGATGTGCGGGGTCAGGATCACGTTGTCCAGGCCACGCAGCGGGCTTTCGAACTCTTCGTCGTTGGAGCGCGGCTCGACCGGGAACACGTCGATGGCGGCGCCGATCAGGTGCTTGTCCTTGATCGCAGCGGCCAGGTGATCCAGTTCGACCACGGTGCCGCGTGCAGCGTTGATCAGGATGCCGCCCTTCTTGATGGCGCGGATTTCCTTCTCGCCGATCATCCACTGGGTCGCAGCGGTTTCCGGAACGTGCAGGGTGACGATGTCGGACATGCCCAGCAGCTCGTGCAGGTTGCCGACCTGGGTGGCATTGCCCAGTGGCAGCTTGGTCACGGTGTCGTAGAAGAACACCTGCATGCCCAGACCTTCAGCCAGGACCGACAGCTGAGTACCGATCGAGCCGTAGCCGACGATGCCCAGTTTCTTGCCACGGATCTCGAAGGAGTTGGCTGCGGACTTGATCCAGCCGCCACGGTGGCAGGAAGCGTTTTTCTCAGGGATGCCGCGCAGCAGCAGGATCGCTTCGGCCAGCACCAGCTCGGCCACGGAGCGGGTGTTGGAGTACGGTGCGTTGAACACGGCGATGCCGCGCTCGCGGGCCGCTTCCAGGTCAACCTGGTTGGTGCCGATGCAGAAACAGCCGACCGCGACCAGCTTCTTCGCGTGATCGAAGATCTCTTCGGTCAGCTGGGTGCGTGAGCGAATGCCGATGAAGTGAGCGTCAGCGATCTTTTCCTTGAGCTGGGCTTCCGGCAGGGAGCCTGTCAGGTATTCGATGCTGGTGTAGCCCGCCGCCTTGAGGACGTCGACAGCCGATTGGTGGACGCCTTCGAGAAGAAGGAACTTGATCTTGCTCTTATCGAGAGAAGTCTTGCTCATCTGCGTAAACCTGTATCCCGGAGAAAAATGGCAGGAAATGGTCAACAGACATTGACCTGGACGACAAGAAAGCCGTCACCGCAGAACCGGCCTTGGGCACTGGCCTGCGGGGTCGGTATGCTAGCATAGCCACCCCGCTAATCACTCATTCCTGCGACGTGAAGCGTTCTCAGGATGACCATGAATTGTTCGAGAGTTCCGTCGATGACCAATCCTGCCCTGATTGATGAACTGAAGACCCTGGTCGAGCCTGGCAAAGTCCTGACCGATGCCGACTCCCTGAACGCTTACGGCAAGGACTGGACCAAACACTTCGCCCCGGCGCCCAGCGCCATCGTGTTCCCCAAGACCATTGAGCAGGTGCAGGGCGTCGTCCGCTGGGCCAACGAACATAAAGTGGCGCTGGTGCCGTCGGGCGGGCGCACCGGGCTTTCCGCCGCGGCCGTGGCCGCCAATGGCGAAGTGGTCGTGTCGTTCGACTACATGAATCAGATTCTCGACATCAACCTGACCGACCGCACCGCCGTCTGTCAGCCGGGCGTGGTCACCGAGCAATTGCAGAACGCTGCCGAAGAACATGACTTGTACTACCCGGTCGACTTCGCTTCGGCCGGTTCGAGTCAGATTGGCGGCAATATCGGCACCAATGCCGGCGGGATCAAGGTCATTCGCTACGGCATGACCCGCAATTGGGTGGCAGGCATGAAAGTCGTGACCGGCAAGGGCGATGTGCTGGAACTCAACAAGGATCTGATCAAGAACGCCACCGGTTATGACCTGCGGCAGCTGTTCATCGGCGCCGAAGGCACCCTGGGTTTTGTGGTCGAGGCCACCATGCGCCTGGATCGTGCGCCGAAAAACCTGACCGCAATGGTCCTCGGCACCGCCGATTTCGATTCGATCATGCCGGTACTGCACGCCTTTCAGGGCCGGCTCGACCTGACTGCGTTCGAATTCTTCTCCGACAAGGCCCTGGCCAAGGTCATGGGCCGTGGCGATGTGCCGGCGCCGTTCGAAACCGACTGCCCGTTCTATGCCTTGCTGGAATTCGAGGCGACCACCGAAGAAGTGGCCAACACCGCATTGGAAACCTTCGAACACTGCGTGGAGCAGGGTTGGGTGCTGGACGGCGTGATGAGCCAGAGCGAAACCCAGTTGCAGAATCTGTGGAAGCTGCGCGAGTACATCTCCGAAACCATCTCCCACTGGACACCATACAAGAAC includes these proteins:
- a CDS encoding FAD-binding oxidoreductase yields the protein MTNPALIDELKTLVEPGKVLTDADSLNAYGKDWTKHFAPAPSAIVFPKTIEQVQGVVRWANEHKVALVPSGGRTGLSAAAVAANGEVVVSFDYMNQILDINLTDRTAVCQPGVVTEQLQNAAEEHDLYYPVDFASAGSSQIGGNIGTNAGGIKVIRYGMTRNWVAGMKVVTGKGDVLELNKDLIKNATGYDLRQLFIGAEGTLGFVVEATMRLDRAPKNLTAMVLGTADFDSIMPVLHAFQGRLDLTAFEFFSDKALAKVMGRGDVPAPFETDCPFYALLEFEATTEEVANTALETFEHCVEQGWVLDGVMSQSETQLQNLWKLREYISETISHWTPYKNDISVTVSKVPAFLQEIDAIVGEHYPDFEIVWFGHIGDGNLHLNILKPDNLSKDEFFAKCATVNKWVFETVEKYNGSISAEHGVGMTKRDYLTYSRSPVEIEYMKAVKAVFDPNGIMNPGKIFAV
- the serA gene encoding phosphoglycerate dehydrogenase → MSKTSLDKSKIKFLLLEGVHQSAVDVLKAAGYTSIEYLTGSLPEAQLKEKIADAHFIGIRSRTQLTEEIFDHAKKLVAVGCFCIGTNQVDLEAARERGIAVFNAPYSNTRSVAELVLAEAILLLRGIPEKNASCHRGGWIKSAANSFEIRGKKLGIVGYGSIGTQLSVLAEGLGMQVFFYDTVTKLPLGNATQVGNLHELLGMSDIVTLHVPETAATQWMIGEKEIRAIKKGGILINAARGTVVELDHLAAAIKDKHLIGAAIDVFPVEPRSNDEEFESPLRGLDNVILTPHIGGSTAEAQANIGLEVAEKLVKYSDNGTSVSSVNFPEVALPAHPGKHRLLHIHENIPGVMSEINKVFAENGINISGQFLQTNEKVGYVVIDVDAEYSELAQEKLQHVNGTIRSRVLF